A segment of the Streptomyces sp. L2 genome:
ACGACCAGCGGGGCCACGGACGCAGCCCCGTGAGCCACGCCTGCACCACCGAGGCCCTGGCCGACGACCTGGAGGCCGTGCTCGCCGCGACCCTCACCCCCGGCGAGAAGGCCCTGGTCGTCGGGCACTCCATGGGCGGCATGACCGTCATGGCCGCCGCCGAACGCCCCCTGTTCCGGTCCCACGCCGCCGCCGTCCTGCTGTGCAGCACCGGCAGTTCGCGGCTGGTCGCCGAGTCCCGGGTCGTCCCGCTGCCGGCCGGGCGGGCGCGCACCTGGATCACCGAGCGCATCCTCGGCTCGCGCGCCCCGCTCGGCCCGGTCACGCCCGTCGCACTGCGCGTCCTGAAGTACGGGACCATGGGCGCGGGTTCGGCCCCGCACATGGTGGAGGCCTGCGCGCGGATCGTGCACGCCTGCCCGCGCGCCGCGCGCCACGCCTGGTCGCGGGTGCTCTCCGCGCTCGATCTCGACCACGGCGTACGGGAGTTGCGCGTGCCGACGGCGATCGTGCACGGCGCGGTCGACCGGCTGACGCCCCCGGTGCACGCCCGCGCC
Coding sequences within it:
- a CDS encoding alpha/beta hydrolase, whose product is MSRSSSSRTASVTSGPYAPPTPARVLTVESVDGARLHVEEHGPDDAPPVVLSHGWTCSTAFWAAQIRGLAADHRVIAYDQRGHGRSPVSHACTTEALADDLEAVLAATLTPGEKALVVGHSMGGMTVMAAAERPLFRSHAAAVLLCSTGSSRLVAESRVVPLPAGRARTWITERILGSRAPLGPVTPVALRVLKYGTMGAGSAPHMVEACARIVHACPRAARHAWSRVLSALDLDHGVRELRVPTAIVHGAVDRLTPPVHARALAAALPQCVGLTELTGVGHMTPVEAPEKVTGRIRELVTTYVTGGTPAQIKEGA